A genomic segment from uncultured Desulfuromonas sp. encodes:
- the thiM gene encoding hydroxyethylthiazole kinase yields MVTPQTLWRDIDAIRQQAPLVHNITNFVVMNSTANALLSLGASPVMAHAAEEVEEMVGLASALVVNIGTLSQTWIDSMAQAIPAAAARQIPIVFDPVGAGATRFRTESCLRLMGLAQPSVIRGNASEIMALAGAQAQTRGVDSVAGVDAAQSAARQLAQHWQCVVVVSGASDLITDGETQVWVDNGHAMMPRVTGLGCTASALVGAFCAVNYQPLQASAHAMVTLGICGELAAEVSAGPGSLQLAILDALYGLELAEVGPRVRVRQDAMSCP; encoded by the coding sequence ATGGTGACTCCGCAAACCCTGTGGCGCGATATTGACGCCATTCGTCAGCAGGCACCCCTGGTGCACAATATCACCAATTTCGTTGTCATGAACTCCACGGCCAATGCTTTGTTGTCGTTGGGGGCCTCACCGGTGATGGCCCATGCCGCCGAAGAGGTGGAAGAGATGGTTGGGCTGGCCTCGGCACTGGTGGTGAACATCGGCACCTTGAGCCAAACCTGGATCGACAGTATGGCCCAGGCGATTCCTGCTGCCGCTGCCCGCCAGATCCCGATTGTCTTTGATCCGGTAGGGGCCGGAGCCACCCGGTTTCGCACCGAGAGTTGCTTACGGCTGATGGGCTTGGCGCAGCCGAGCGTGATTCGCGGCAATGCCTCTGAGATTATGGCCCTGGCCGGTGCCCAGGCGCAAACGCGCGGCGTGGACAGCGTTGCCGGGGTGGATGCCGCTCAATCCGCTGCCCGGCAACTGGCACAGCACTGGCAGTGTGTGGTTGTTGTCAGTGGGGCGAGTGATCTGATCACCGATGGCGAAACACAGGTGTGGGTCGATAATGGTCATGCCATGATGCCCCGTGTCACCGGACTGGGCTGTACCGCTTCGGCGTTGGTGGGCGCCTTCTGCGCGGTTAACTACCAACCATTGCAGGCCTCTGCTCATGCCATGGTCACTCTGGGGATTTGTGGTGAACTGGCGGCCGAAGTCAGTGCCGGGCCTGGGTCGTTACAGCTGGCGATTCTTGATGCGCTGTATGGTCTGGAGTTGGCTGAGGTGGGGCCGAGGGTCCGTGTACGTCAGGATGCAATGTCTTGCCCCTGA
- the sucC gene encoding ADP-forming succinate--CoA ligase subunit beta codes for MKIHEYQAKEILGAFDIPVPRGRVAVTADQVERAAKMMGGRCVVKAQIYAGGRGKAGGVQVAHHPEQAHEIAKELFGKRLVTHQTGPEGLKVRRILVEETVEVGQEYYLSITLDRKTSRYCLIASAEGGVNIEEVAANAPEKIHTLTIDPYTGLRSYQARQIVHKIGMTGGVAEDCVKLILDMYRCCLDKDCSLVEINPLVVTKAGWLLALDAKINFDDNAVFRHWEYHEMQDYSQMDPLEISAGKFDLSYIKLDGNIGCMVNGAGLAMATLDVLKENGGDPANFLDVGGGATREKVAEAFKIILQDRDVEAVFVNIFGGIMRCDVIAHGIIEAAGEMACQLPIVVRMDGSQVEEGKALLTESPLNVQCADFLGEGAKMIVAMMKQEEP; via the coding sequence ATGAAGATTCACGAGTACCAGGCCAAAGAGATTCTTGGCGCTTTTGACATTCCCGTTCCGCGTGGACGGGTGGCGGTCACCGCTGATCAGGTTGAGCGGGCGGCCAAAATGATGGGCGGCCGTTGTGTGGTCAAAGCCCAGATTTATGCTGGAGGGCGTGGCAAGGCCGGTGGGGTGCAGGTGGCGCATCACCCGGAACAGGCCCATGAAATCGCCAAGGAGTTGTTCGGCAAGCGACTGGTGACCCATCAGACAGGGCCTGAAGGACTCAAGGTGCGGCGCATTCTGGTGGAGGAAACGGTTGAAGTCGGGCAGGAATATTATCTGTCCATTACCCTGGATCGCAAAACCTCCCGTTATTGCCTGATCGCCTCAGCAGAGGGTGGTGTCAATATTGAAGAGGTTGCGGCAAACGCGCCGGAAAAAATTCATACGCTGACGATTGATCCTTACACGGGTCTGCGTTCCTACCAGGCGCGGCAAATTGTCCATAAGATCGGAATGACCGGTGGTGTTGCCGAGGATTGTGTCAAACTTATCCTCGACATGTACCGTTGCTGCCTCGACAAGGACTGTTCTCTGGTGGAGATCAATCCTCTGGTGGTGACCAAGGCCGGGTGGTTGTTGGCGCTGGATGCCAAAATCAATTTTGATGACAATGCCGTGTTCCGTCATTGGGAATATCACGAGATGCAGGATTATTCGCAAATGGATCCGCTGGAGATCAGCGCAGGGAAGTTTGACTTGTCCTACATCAAACTCGACGGCAACATCGGCTGCATGGTCAATGGCGCCGGTCTGGCGATGGCCACCCTTGATGTGCTGAAAGAGAACGGTGGCGATCCGGCCAATTTCCTCGATGTCGGTGGCGGTGCCACCCGCGAGAAAGTGGCCGAGGCGTTTAAAATTATTTTGCAGGATAGAGATGTGGAAGCGGTGTTCGTCAATATCTTTGGTGGCATCATGCGTTGCGATGTCATTGCTCACGGTATCATCGAAGCGGCCGGTGAAATGGCGTGTCAGTTACCCATCGTGGTGCGCATGGACGGCTCTCAGGTTGAAGAGGGCAAGGCCCTGCTGACCGAATCGCCCCTCAATGTGCAATGCGCCGATTTTCTCGGTGAAGGGGCCAAAATGATCGTGGCGATGATGAAACAGGAAGAACCTTAA
- a CDS encoding band-7 C-terminal domain-containing protein, with protein MPPQSVKQAMEAQMTAERAKRAEIAKSEGERQSTINRAEGERQDAILRSEGEKQRMINEAEGRAAQILAVAEATANGLKMIAEELKAPGGLDAANLRVAEQYVVEFGKLAKESNTLIVPSSASDVSSMVSHAMATLNTLKKP; from the coding sequence GTGCCGCCGCAGTCAGTCAAGCAGGCCATGGAGGCACAGATGACCGCCGAGCGTGCCAAACGTGCCGAGATCGCTAAGTCGGAAGGGGAGCGCCAGTCAACCATCAACCGTGCCGAGGGCGAACGGCAAGATGCCATCCTGCGTTCCGAAGGGGAGAAACAGCGCATGATCAACGAGGCCGAAGGGCGCGCTGCGCAGATTCTCGCCGTAGCCGAGGCCACGGCCAATGGCTTGAAAATGATCGCTGAAGAACTGAAAGCCCCCGGCGGCCTGGATGCGGCCAACTTGCGGGTTGCCGAGCAGTATGTGGTGGAATTCGGCAAGCTGGCCAAGGAATCCAATACCCTGATCGTGCCGAGTTCTGCCAGCGATGTGTCGTCCATGGTCAGTCATGCCATGGCGACATTGAATACCTTGAAAAAACCATAA
- a CDS encoding DEAD/DEAH box helicase has product MTASDFSSLGIAAPILQALSDLGYQHPSPIQEQSIPILLQGDNLLGTAQTGTGKTAAFGLPLLGKIDVKRKHPQLLVLAPTRELAIQVAEALQSFTKYQPQIKVVAIYGGQPIYQQLKALHDGVQVVVGTPGRVMDHMERGSLSLENIRAMVLDEADEMLRMGFIEDVETILGAAPEECQRALFSATMPPAIRRVANKYLGDAKEVQIASRTATVDLINQHYLLLRINQKFDVLTRLIEAQPIDGTLIFVRTKTATTELAERLEGRGYNAAPLNGDLSQQVRERTIERLKNGSLDIVIATDVAARGLDVDRISHVFNYDIPFDTEAYIHRIGRTGRAGRAGTAILFVAPQERRQLKAIERATGREISLIPVPSGAEIGARRIAAFKETIRQTLDNTNLDDIRTLLDELCAEESLSMADIATALAYDMQRGKTLFPKLADIEVPSLDQRKNRESSPRRTEDIPPMHRYRLSVGRRHNITPRDIVGAFSNEGRVNLRAIGRINLYTEHSTVELAQSLPAKSIEKLKKIQLRHHDIKLQRIEDALPEERKGKAKNKVLPRQEHSSGIKGTAHRPKKSSKKFIPKKRR; this is encoded by the coding sequence ATGACAGCATCCGATTTTTCCTCCCTCGGGATCGCCGCCCCCATACTGCAGGCGCTCAGTGATCTCGGCTATCAGCACCCGTCACCCATTCAGGAACAAAGCATTCCCATCCTCCTCCAGGGAGACAACCTGCTCGGCACCGCTCAGACCGGCACAGGAAAGACAGCTGCCTTCGGCCTGCCACTGCTTGGAAAAATTGATGTCAAACGCAAACACCCGCAGCTTCTGGTGCTCGCGCCAACGCGAGAGCTGGCGATTCAGGTTGCCGAAGCCTTGCAGAGTTTTACAAAATACCAACCCCAGATCAAGGTGGTCGCCATTTACGGTGGACAGCCCATCTATCAGCAGCTCAAAGCCTTGCACGACGGTGTTCAGGTTGTTGTCGGCACACCGGGACGGGTCATGGACCACATGGAACGGGGCAGCCTTTCGCTGGAAAACATCCGTGCCATGGTGCTTGATGAAGCCGATGAGATGCTGCGCATGGGCTTCATTGAAGATGTTGAAACTATTCTGGGTGCAGCCCCGGAAGAGTGCCAGCGTGCCCTTTTTTCCGCAACCATGCCCCCGGCGATTCGCCGCGTTGCCAACAAGTATCTGGGTGATGCCAAAGAAGTACAGATCGCCTCACGAACGGCAACAGTCGATCTGATCAACCAGCATTACCTGCTCTTGCGTATCAATCAGAAATTTGATGTTCTGACTCGCCTGATTGAAGCACAACCGATTGACGGAACGCTGATTTTTGTCCGCACTAAAACAGCGACCACGGAACTGGCGGAACGCCTTGAAGGACGTGGCTACAACGCAGCACCACTCAATGGCGACCTCAGTCAACAGGTTCGTGAGCGCACGATCGAGCGCCTGAAGAACGGCAGCCTTGACATCGTCATTGCGACAGATGTTGCGGCACGAGGTCTGGATGTGGACCGCATCAGCCATGTCTTTAACTACGACATCCCATTTGACACCGAAGCATATATCCACCGAATCGGCCGAACGGGCCGTGCTGGTCGTGCTGGCACAGCTATCCTGTTTGTCGCCCCGCAGGAACGTCGCCAACTCAAGGCGATCGAACGTGCAACAGGTCGTGAAATCAGTCTGATTCCCGTGCCATCCGGTGCGGAAATCGGTGCTCGACGTATCGCAGCCTTCAAAGAAACGATCCGTCAGACGCTTGACAACACCAATCTGGATGATATTCGAACGCTGCTCGATGAGCTGTGTGCGGAGGAGTCCCTGTCCATGGCCGACATCGCCACGGCACTGGCGTACGACATGCAACGTGGCAAAACATTGTTCCCCAAACTTGCCGACATCGAAGTCCCTTCACTGGACCAACGTAAAAACCGTGAATCCTCACCGCGACGCACGGAGGATATTCCTCCCATGCATCGTTACCGACTCAGTGTCGGTCGTCGCCATAATATCACTCCGCGTGATATCGTTGGGGCGTTCTCCAACGAAGGGCGTGTCAATCTGCGCGCCATTGGTCGCATTAATCTTTACACGGAGCACAGCACGGTGGAACTGGCACAGAGCCTGCCGGCCAAATCCATCGAAAAGCTCAAAAAAATCCAGCTGCGCCACCACGACATTAAATTACAGCGCATCGAAGATGCACTGCCTGAAGAACGTAAGGGCAAAGCAAAAAACAAAGTTTTACCCCGCCAAGAGCACAGCAGCGGTATCAAAGGAACAGCGCACAGACCTAAAAAGAGTTCAAAAAAGTTTATCCCCAAAAAAAGGCGATAA
- a CDS encoding GGDEF domain-containing protein, whose product MKLRNFFIVLFVLTLVAILGVNYGVYRSGKELILCYLSDWGNSALVQTEAPVVEMLNQGNVSSVQKLLDKAFVSRPFLDSISISLDTTHYTISSDRSLQGKVVETIFQDVNGRLEQQIADGVTHFRYPITYYRHGVAQHAELLMIIDRDYVFEEIKAHALRTSGRILIIASAVLALSFLLFHHFLVSPISNIIQFVNEGTSRKEHFLIKDFSRLMQYVQRSFSTLSRQNQQIQEAYEYECYLEAILQTVADINKLLIATKSAEELLQRSCERLAEHGDYAFAWIGEIRDNTISVLAQSTTCEEFLCHDFKIPLHEDDAPSQAPIAQSVLTNQTRVINNLEKETSITSCCQKALDAGFKTLISLPLCADSFSSPFGVMVIFSRNRRGFDPKEVEMLNELAGDIGFATNAFNKEREFKAYLTTDALTGLPNRSVLLDRIKRIDEPEVMVLNINDFKNINEVYGFEFGDCFIQEFCKVLEAYLTGHNQLHLYSLGVDNFALLFSEGHRLEINSFADGLVTALENHPYTCFGIEIVPQITSGYARSREQVVERAELALKSAKAQKKKLGIFDPEQLMIEEHQNNMQWYYTVHKAIQDRRIVPHFQAIIDNQTGTICKYETLMRLQLPNGKIVTPFHFLAIAKKTRLYPELTSIMVDKAFQAFADSTIPIGINISLEDIVNDQVVETLRQKVLQHHMGGRVIFEILESEGIRDYETVAAFIREFKALGCQIAIDDFGSGYSNFEHLLNLQVDYLKIDGSLIQNIVHDHNAQVLVRHIHQLAEDLNMETIAEFVSSAEIYEQVRNVGITFSQGYHFHQPQPFEELTNH is encoded by the coding sequence ATGAAGCTACGCAATTTTTTCATTGTTCTGTTTGTGCTGACTTTGGTCGCCATTCTGGGCGTCAACTACGGTGTCTACCGCAGCGGCAAGGAACTTATCCTTTGTTATTTGAGCGATTGGGGCAACAGTGCCCTGGTCCAAACAGAAGCACCGGTCGTTGAGATGCTCAATCAGGGCAATGTTTCTTCCGTGCAAAAACTGCTCGACAAGGCGTTTGTCTCCCGACCGTTTCTGGACTCCATTTCAATCTCTCTCGACACAACGCATTACACCATCTCTTCGGATCGCAGTCTGCAAGGCAAAGTGGTTGAAACAATTTTCCAGGATGTCAATGGTCGCCTTGAGCAACAGATCGCCGACGGAGTGACGCATTTCCGCTATCCCATTACCTATTATCGACACGGCGTGGCGCAACATGCCGAATTGTTAATGATCATTGACCGTGACTACGTATTTGAAGAGATCAAAGCCCACGCGCTGAGAACATCAGGACGCATTTTAATCATCGCGTCGGCAGTCCTCGCCTTGAGTTTTCTGCTCTTCCATCATTTTCTGGTCTCGCCCATCAGCAATATCATCCAGTTTGTCAACGAGGGGACCAGTCGCAAAGAGCATTTTCTGATTAAAGATTTCAGCCGCCTGATGCAATACGTGCAGCGCAGCTTTTCGACCTTATCGCGACAAAATCAGCAGATTCAGGAAGCCTATGAGTACGAGTGCTATCTGGAAGCCATTCTGCAGACCGTTGCCGACATTAACAAGCTGTTGATTGCGACCAAGTCTGCCGAAGAACTGTTACAACGCAGTTGCGAACGGCTGGCCGAACATGGCGATTACGCGTTTGCCTGGATCGGTGAAATCAGGGACAACACCATCTCAGTGTTAGCACAATCGACGACCTGCGAAGAATTTCTCTGCCACGATTTTAAGATCCCTTTGCATGAGGACGACGCACCGTCGCAGGCGCCTATTGCCCAGAGTGTCCTGACCAACCAGACCAGAGTCATCAACAATCTGGAGAAAGAAACCTCCATCACCTCCTGCTGTCAAAAAGCTCTCGATGCAGGCTTTAAAACGCTTATTTCCCTGCCGCTCTGCGCGGACAGCTTTAGCTCACCTTTTGGTGTCATGGTCATTTTCAGCCGTAACCGGCGTGGTTTTGACCCCAAAGAGGTTGAAATGCTCAACGAGCTGGCTGGGGATATTGGCTTTGCCACCAATGCCTTCAATAAAGAGCGCGAATTCAAAGCATATCTAACCACAGATGCACTGACGGGACTGCCCAACCGCTCGGTGTTGCTTGACCGCATCAAACGCATTGACGAACCAGAGGTCATGGTGCTGAATATCAACGACTTTAAAAACATCAATGAGGTGTACGGTTTTGAGTTCGGCGACTGTTTCATTCAGGAATTCTGCAAAGTGCTGGAAGCGTACCTCACAGGACACAACCAGCTCCATCTGTACAGCCTCGGTGTGGACAATTTTGCCCTATTGTTCAGTGAGGGGCACCGTCTGGAAATCAACAGCTTCGCTGACGGGCTGGTCACCGCACTGGAGAACCATCCTTACACCTGTTTCGGCATCGAAATTGTTCCTCAAATCACTTCCGGTTATGCCCGCTCCCGCGAGCAAGTGGTGGAACGAGCCGAACTGGCCTTAAAATCAGCAAAAGCGCAGAAAAAGAAACTGGGGATCTTTGACCCCGAGCAACTGATGATCGAAGAGCACCAGAACAATATGCAATGGTATTACACCGTGCATAAAGCGATTCAGGATCGGCGGATTGTCCCTCACTTTCAGGCGATTATTGATAACCAAACCGGGACCATTTGCAAATATGAAACCCTGATGCGCCTTCAGTTGCCCAACGGAAAGATCGTCACACCGTTTCACTTTCTGGCCATCGCCAAAAAGACCCGGCTCTATCCCGAGCTGACCTCCATCATGGTCGACAAAGCCTTTCAGGCGTTTGCCGATTCAACCATTCCCATCGGCATTAATATCTCGCTGGAAGACATCGTCAACGACCAGGTGGTCGAGACGCTGCGGCAAAAGGTTTTGCAGCACCATATGGGCGGGCGAGTCATTTTTGAAATTCTGGAAAGTGAAGGGATTCGCGACTACGAGACCGTTGCAGCATTCATTCGCGAATTCAAGGCGTTGGGATGCCAGATTGCCATTGATGATTTTGGTTCCGGCTATTCCAACTTTGAGCATCTGCTTAACCTGCAGGTCGATTATCTGAAAATTGACGGCAGCCTGATTCAAAATATTGTCCACGACCACAACGCTCAGGTGCTGGTGCGCCACATCCACCAACTTGCTGAAGACCTCAACATGGAAACCATCGCCGAATTTGTCTCATCTGCAGAGATCTACGAACAGGTGCGGAATGTCGGCATCACTTTCTCGCAGGGCTACCACTTCCACCAGCCGCAACCATTTGAAGAGCTGACAAATCACTGA
- a CDS encoding DUF3124 domain-containing protein, whose protein sequence is MMVFRQYAVLFFCVLSFFFSAMPACADSSIALSTGQTLYVPVYSHVYSGSNGQPFQLAAMLSLRNTDLHRSMTLTVVDYYDNDGHLVRHYLTKPIVLAPLASHDVFIKEDDQQGGFGANFIVRWTADKPINLPLVESVMIGARSGQGISFVCPARPIAE, encoded by the coding sequence ATGATGGTGTTTCGGCAATATGCAGTCCTTTTTTTTTGTGTCCTGTCGTTTTTTTTTAGCGCAATGCCGGCCTGCGCGGATTCTTCTATCGCCTTATCCACGGGGCAGACCCTGTATGTTCCCGTTTATTCGCATGTCTATAGTGGGTCGAACGGTCAGCCTTTTCAACTCGCGGCAATGCTCAGTCTGCGCAACACCGATCTGCATCGATCTATGACATTGACGGTCGTCGATTATTACGACAATGACGGCCATTTGGTGCGTCATTATTTGACCAAGCCGATCGTCCTGGCCCCGTTGGCTTCTCATGATGTGTTTATCAAAGAAGATGATCAGCAAGGCGGCTTTGGTGCCAATTTTATTGTCCGTTGGACTGCTGACAAGCCGATTAATCTACCCCTGGTAGAGAGTGTCATGATCGGTGCCCGTTCCGGTCAGGGCATCTCTTTTGTGTGTCCGGCTCGCCCGATAGCGGAATAG
- a CDS encoding VPA1269 family protein, protein MSKMTFSTPPPRVITGKEELTKSHGFWSNKEILISQEGQPTIHLLNETLTTKDLIETIWGHLGPKLRKTVKEDYRNKMQLYESGISVAIPNFRFSKIPSLDQPEFYVNGSNRPGWPGVISSLRSKGKTDDEIHSFLTDAWLEEYQDNPPSGIAASCCATADAAYYLIDWANLDRSSTVGDFLKSIWIIADLCITTERFLGQKKEKRHLYLKENFEMIVSKLTEIEWQALSILGISHYIEGKYAYPKLRQFFSLPKTACYVLALLLKNELIMLTPLSRGQGISARLPKECSAQGMFDIFNVESTARGILFPILTSTNIRCIEDFPEDLPQHLKYSEGFSYHRHVRNLLMKYPSDKKGYKRINLTHYEQHALAKRRKHTGSPDWFIEKGYGNEWAEFSDIYINTSRASDTMKKRELTRFAEWACPRFKSPWDIIPTDLRDPSKPNKEDTWFAFIKEKWQKKSENWSNSGKMFKAVANQLNILGYPGYRKGVVRKSPFENIPNPFVGKSRPGNKTHRSRISSVLHDKMIKVLLSPDKNGTPTFRWAHEISKKHFYKHDFTDERTWCPSRWTALAFLLLLPPRKKNVRWLDQGLMDDLIFDPETFTMVENTHKLRTYRYEDGSSHLQKYSRPSGVVQPITDSFMGRTDYLGLFISTNKTQLWNPTKRNGFELPWPDGSELLSSDDPEVVEQGRWLRQVYEVLAFQLKFVQENDPYPRPVTFYDVTEDRGSISHDPDTLRAMPHFVPVFRDYREKVTIQRGDVVDYAYLPVSSSKIDMAFTALCREVEKLLRADGFETVVLTEPSETQIGQRSSDDSLSAIKSKFDVHCLRVAGISRLIEMDIDPAIVQEFIAGHLTPAMTHRYIKLQPWHVREKIIEAVINGSLRSAMDTWAENVSRTKSTENTVFNFVSAPRFREHVRHLTEDQASITPTNGGLCIMGGMGDSCLEGGLYERAKNENSRKKNKESDSVIETGPVQGGCGNCRFFRTAPFLIVEQTFYLDNIMSDLRAMARQRRDLRNRISDLDIEAADCTDIKMKHALENKRSHHKAKLEDLNQSMIPLITEWINRYLMLQDCQKQIDDHSENQTEIAMVSVFGPSIGLTADDLKVEHINTTDLDLIALTVENARMLEGRGVVIPEDKSRMLQKAVDVILRSSNAPHLLLDIDDKQVGRAASMLYNFLRDKFGAEAIEQAANRQVPLSINHHDKVQIDNLVEAIVSSSGNGDLAIEAIIEKTNNSALEGKSI, encoded by the coding sequence ATGTCTAAGATGACCTTTTCTACCCCCCCTCCCAGAGTTATCACCGGTAAAGAAGAACTGACGAAGAGTCATGGGTTTTGGTCCAACAAAGAAATACTAATCAGTCAAGAGGGTCAGCCGACAATCCACCTATTAAATGAGACTTTAACAACCAAGGACCTAATTGAGACAATTTGGGGTCATTTGGGTCCTAAGCTTCGTAAGACTGTCAAAGAAGACTATCGTAATAAAATGCAGCTTTATGAAAGTGGGATTAGCGTGGCCATACCTAATTTTCGGTTCTCAAAGATCCCATCGTTAGATCAACCTGAATTTTATGTCAATGGGAGCAATCGTCCAGGGTGGCCCGGAGTTATTTCTTCACTTCGCTCAAAAGGCAAGACGGACGATGAGATACATTCCTTTCTCACGGATGCTTGGTTAGAAGAGTATCAAGATAATCCACCTTCAGGGATAGCGGCTTCTTGCTGTGCAACAGCTGACGCAGCATATTATTTAATCGATTGGGCGAATTTAGATAGGTCTTCGACGGTAGGAGATTTTCTGAAATCTATCTGGATCATCGCAGATCTATGCATTACTACCGAAAGATTCTTGGGTCAAAAAAAAGAAAAACGACATTTATATTTGAAAGAAAATTTTGAGATGATCGTGTCTAAATTGACAGAGATCGAATGGCAGGCACTGAGCATCCTCGGGATCTCTCACTACATTGAAGGCAAATATGCCTACCCAAAACTAAGACAATTTTTTTCACTCCCGAAAACCGCATGCTATGTCTTGGCTCTCTTGTTAAAAAATGAGCTAATAATGCTAACTCCACTTTCCAGGGGTCAGGGGATCAGCGCAAGACTGCCAAAAGAATGCAGCGCACAAGGAATGTTTGACATATTCAATGTAGAATCAACCGCTAGAGGCATACTATTTCCGATTCTCACGTCAACGAATATTCGCTGCATTGAAGATTTCCCAGAGGATCTACCGCAACATTTAAAATACAGTGAGGGATTTAGTTACCATAGACACGTTCGCAACCTCTTAATGAAATACCCTTCCGATAAAAAAGGTTATAAACGAATCAATCTGACACATTATGAACAACATGCCTTGGCAAAAAGGAGGAAACATACCGGTTCTCCTGATTGGTTTATCGAAAAAGGATATGGCAACGAATGGGCCGAATTCAGCGATATCTATATAAACACGTCCAGAGCTAGTGACACGATGAAAAAGCGCGAATTGACGCGATTTGCTGAATGGGCCTGCCCACGATTCAAGTCTCCTTGGGACATTATACCTACAGATCTGCGTGATCCCAGCAAACCGAATAAGGAAGACACCTGGTTTGCATTTATCAAAGAAAAGTGGCAAAAGAAAAGCGAGAATTGGAGCAATTCGGGCAAGATGTTCAAGGCAGTAGCAAACCAACTTAATATTTTAGGGTATCCCGGATATAGAAAAGGGGTAGTTCGAAAGTCGCCGTTTGAAAATATCCCCAATCCATTTGTCGGAAAAAGCAGACCGGGCAACAAGACCCACCGATCCCGAATTTCATCAGTCCTACATGATAAGATGATAAAGGTTCTTTTGAGCCCCGATAAAAATGGCACTCCCACATTCCGCTGGGCTCATGAAATTTCTAAAAAGCATTTTTACAAACATGATTTTACAGATGAAAGGACTTGGTGCCCATCTCGATGGACAGCCTTAGCTTTTCTTCTTCTCTTGCCCCCTCGCAAAAAAAATGTTCGTTGGCTAGATCAAGGATTGATGGACGACTTAATCTTCGATCCAGAGACGTTTACAATGGTAGAAAATACGCATAAATTGCGCACCTACCGCTACGAAGATGGTTCTTCTCATCTTCAAAAATACAGTCGCCCATCAGGAGTCGTTCAGCCAATAACAGACTCTTTTATGGGAAGAACAGATTATCTAGGTCTTTTCATTTCCACCAACAAGACTCAACTCTGGAACCCGACTAAGCGTAATGGATTTGAGCTACCTTGGCCGGACGGCTCGGAACTGTTGTCTTCAGACGACCCGGAAGTTGTGGAACAAGGACGCTGGCTACGCCAAGTCTACGAGGTACTGGCGTTTCAATTGAAATTCGTCCAAGAAAACGATCCATATCCCAGACCAGTAACTTTTTATGATGTAACCGAGGACAGAGGCTCCATTTCACACGATCCTGATACTCTTCGAGCTATGCCCCACTTTGTGCCTGTTTTTCGCGATTATAGAGAGAAAGTGACTATTCAACGCGGAGATGTTGTTGACTATGCTTATCTACCCGTTAGCAGCAGCAAGATTGATATGGCATTCACTGCGCTCTGTCGAGAAGTTGAAAAACTCCTCAGGGCTGATGGCTTTGAAACCGTCGTACTAACCGAGCCTTCCGAAACGCAAATAGGACAAAGGTCGTCAGACGACTCCCTTTCAGCAATTAAATCAAAGTTCGATGTTCACTGTCTACGAGTAGCTGGGATTTCGAGGCTTATTGAAATGGATATAGACCCAGCTATAGTGCAGGAATTTATAGCTGGTCACTTAACCCCAGCCATGACTCATCGCTACATAAAACTTCAACCATGGCATGTGCGTGAAAAAATAATCGAAGCGGTCATCAACGGCAGCCTGAGGTCTGCCATGGACACTTGGGCAGAAAACGTCTCCCGAACCAAAAGCACGGAAAACACAGTCTTTAATTTTGTTTCAGCTCCTCGTTTTCGTGAACACGTACGCCATCTGACTGAAGATCAAGCAAGCATTACCCCCACCAACGGGGGACTCTGCATTATGGGTGGCATGGGAGACTCCTGTTTGGAAGGTGGTCTTTACGAGAGAGCAAAGAATGAGAATAGTAGAAAAAAAAATAAAGAATCAGACTCCGTAATTGAAACTGGTCCTGTGCAGGGAGGTTGCGGAAACTGCCGTTTTTTTAGAACTGCGCCTTTCCTCATTGTGGAACAAACATTTTATTTGGACAACATCATGTCCGATCTACGAGCTATGGCTCGACAGCGCAGAGATCTCCGGAACAGGATTTCTGATCTAGATATTGAGGCCGCCGACTGTACGGACATAAAAATGAAGCATGCATTGGAAAATAAAAGATCCCACCATAAAGCAAAACTGGAAGACTTAAACCAATCGATGATCCCACTGATTACCGAATGGATAAACCGTTATCTTATGCTTCAGGACTGCCAAAAACAAATTGATGATCATTCCGAAAACCAAACCGAAATCGCTATGGTTTCTGTTTTCGGCCCCTCAATTGGTCTGACAGCGGATGATTTAAAAGTAGAACATATAAATACAACAGATTTGGATTTAATTGCTTTAACCGTTGAAAACGCAAGAATGCTGGAAGGTCGTGGAGTAGTTATTCCTGAAGATAAGTCCAGGATGCTACAGAAAGCCGTAGATGTAATTTTACGATCATCAAATGCGCCCCACCTTCTCCTTGATATCGATGATAAGCAAGTTGGTCGGGCAGCTTCCATGCTTTACAACTTTTTGCGTGATAAATTTGGTGCAGAAGCCATTGAGCAAGCTGCAAATAGACAAGTCCCTCTATCAATCAATCATCACGATAAGGTACAAATAGATAATTTAGTTGAAGCCATTGTATCTAGTTCAGGAAATGGGGATCTCGCCATAGAAGCGATCATAGAGAAAACTAACAATTCCGCATTGGAGGGAAAGTCGATATGA